The DNA segment GACCGCGCCCCCTGCCCGGCGGCGGCGTAGCGTGGGCATGTGAGATCGGTGCGCGGCTGGTCGTCGCGTCGAGGCCGGGAGGACCGCGGCTGGCTGCGGGGCGCGCCACCGCCGTGGTGGGTGCGCGCGCTGCCGGTGCTGCTGCTGGTGGCGGTGTCCCTGGCCGCGAGGGTCACGTCCCACGCGCGCGATCTCGGCTTTCTGCTCGGTGCGATCCCGCCGCTCGCCGTCCTGTCGTACGGACCGTGGGGAACCGCCGTCCTCGGCGGCCTGGTGGTCCTGGCACTGAATCTGCCGGCGACGGAGCTCAACCGTCCCGGCAACACCGATCTGCTCACCATCGTGTTCGTCTCCCTGCTGAGCGTGTTCGTCTCGTTCGTGCGCAGCCGGCGGGACGCCCAACTGAACACGGAGCACGCGATCGGAGAGGCGGTGCAGCGGGCCGTGCTGCCGCCGCTTCCGGAGCATGTCGGTCCGGTCGGGTGCGCGGCCTTCTACCGGGCGGCGCAGGACGGGACGCTGGTGGGCGGCGACTTCTTCGACGTGCGCGACGGGCCGTACGGCGTGCGGGCGGTGATGGGCGATGTGCAGGGGCACGGACTGGCGGCGGTCACGACGGTGGTGTCGCTGCTCGGCGCGTTCCGGGAGGCGGCGCTGGACCAGCCGGAGCTGGAGCGCGTCGCCGCCCGGATGGATCGCAGGCTCTCGGTGGACTCGGCCGGTGTACGGCACGCGGAGCTGTTCGCCACCGCGCTGCTGCTGGAGTTCTCCGGCGACGCGCGCACGGTGCGGGTGGTGGCCTGCGGTCATCCGCCGCCCGTGCTGCTGCACGAGGGGCAGGCCCGGGAGGTGACCGTCCCGCCGTGTCCGCCGCTGGGCATCGGGCTGGTCGGCGTGGACCCACCGAAGGAGGTGACCGTGACCCTGGCCCCGCGGGACCGGCTGCTCGTGGCCTCCGACGGCTTCTGGGAGGCGCGCAACGCCTCCGACGCGTTCTACCCGCTCCCCGAGCGCCTCACCGAACTCGCCGGCACCGACCCCGCCGAGCTGCCGGACGCGGTGTGGGCGGACCTGACGCGGCTGGCGTACGACGTCCGCGACGACGCCAGCATGCTCGTGCTGACGCCCGCGCCGCCGCTCCACTCACCGCTCCCCTGACCGATCGGGCAGTTCGGGCGCCAGGACCCGCCACCGGCACGGACGTCAGCCCACGTCCCACAGGAACCGGTGGGTGTGGATCCCGTAGTACGGGAAGGACTGGATCTCGCGGACGCCTTCGAGGGGGCGTACGACGTCGTTGACGAAGTCCAGCAGGGCCTGCGGGCCCGGCGCCACCACCTCGGCGAACAGGTCGAACCCGCCGGAGGTGAGCACCGCGTAGACGACCTCGGGGCGTTCGGCGAGGACGTCGGCCACCGTGCGCGGGTCGCCGTCGGCGGTGATGCCGAGCAGCGCCATGGCCTGGCCGCCCATGGCCATGGGGTCGGTGACGCCGACGACCTGAACGGCCCTGGTGTCCAGCAGGCGTTGCAGGCGCTGGCGCGCCGCCGAGGCGGACAGGCCGACCTTGGGGCCGAGGTCGGCGTAGGCGACACGGCCGTCGGTCTGGAGTTCGCGCAGGATGGCCCGGTCGATGTCGTCCACGGCTTCAGCCCGCCAGTTCGGTGAGGGCGGCGGCGAACACCTCGGTGTGGGTGTCGACGTCCTGTTCGGTGGTGTCGGGGCACATCA comes from the Streptomyces sp. NBC_00820 genome and includes:
- a CDS encoding PP2C family protein-serine/threonine phosphatase, translated to MRSVRGWSSRRGREDRGWLRGAPPPWWVRALPVLLLVAVSLAARVTSHARDLGFLLGAIPPLAVLSYGPWGTAVLGGLVVLALNLPATELNRPGNTDLLTIVFVSLLSVFVSFVRSRRDAQLNTEHAIGEAVQRAVLPPLPEHVGPVGCAAFYRAAQDGTLVGGDFFDVRDGPYGVRAVMGDVQGHGLAAVTTVVSLLGAFREAALDQPELERVAARMDRRLSVDSAGVRHAELFATALLLEFSGDARTVRVVACGHPPPVLLHEGQAREVTVPPCPPLGIGLVGVDPPKEVTVTLAPRDRLLVASDGFWEARNASDAFYPLPERLTELAGTDPAELPDAVWADLTRLAYDVRDDASMLVLTPAPPLHSPLP
- a CDS encoding Lrp/AsnC family transcriptional regulator, translated to MDDIDRAILRELQTDGRVAYADLGPKVGLSASAARQRLQRLLDTRAVQVVGVTDPMAMGGQAMALLGITADGDPRTVADVLAERPEVVYAVLTSGGFDLFAEVVAPGPQALLDFVNDVVRPLEGVREIQSFPYYGIHTHRFLWDVG